From the genome of Lentilactobacillus buchneri, one region includes:
- the purN gene encoding phosphoribosylglycinamide formyltransferase: MKSDVKNIAIFASGEGTNFTALTESFKKEHLPLNVRLLVCDHSNVHVLDRAHKESVPTFVINFKDYPNKAAAETVIAQKLEEAQIDFIILAGYMRIIGPTLLAKYEGKIINIHPALLPKFPGRHGIEDAYQAGVDTTGVTVHWVDSGIDSGKIIAQREVPVHKDDQLSDLEQRIHATEHVLYPSVVKQLLERGEI, encoded by the coding sequence ATGAAATCTGACGTAAAAAACATAGCGATATTTGCATCCGGTGAGGGAACCAATTTCACAGCATTGACGGAATCTTTCAAAAAAGAACACTTACCGCTCAATGTGAGGTTGTTGGTTTGTGATCATTCCAACGTTCACGTCCTCGACCGGGCACATAAGGAATCCGTTCCAACATTTGTGATTAACTTCAAAGATTATCCCAATAAAGCTGCCGCTGAAACGGTGATTGCCCAGAAGCTTGAGGAAGCCCAAATCGACTTCATCATTTTGGCCGGTTATATGCGGATCATCGGCCCCACCTTGTTAGCCAAGTATGAAGGCAAAATTATTAATATTCATCCGGCCCTGCTGCCGAAGTTCCCTGGCCGCCATGGGATTGAAGATGCCTATCAAGCTGGTGTCGATACGACCGGTGTCACGGTTCACTGGGTGGATTCCGGGATTGATTCCGGAAAAATCATTGCTCAACGCGAGGTGCCAGTCCACAAGGATGACCAGTTGAGTGACCTTGAACAGCGGATTCATGCGACGGAACACGTGTTATATCCAAGCGTTGTCAAACAATTATTAGAAAGAGGAGAAATTTAA
- the purH gene encoding bifunctional phosphoribosylaminoimidazolecarboxamide formyltransferase/IMP cyclohydrolase, with protein MSKRALLSVSDKSNLVDFAKQLKDLDFEIVSTGGTKKALEDAGVEVTGVEEVTGFPEMLDGRVKTLHPKIHAGILAKRDDPDHMKQLKDAGITPIDLVAVNLYPFKQTIEKPETTQVEAIEQIDIGGPSMLRAAAKNFAGVLTVVDPADYQPVIDALKAHTDDADFRKHLAAKVFRHTAAYDALISNYLTEEEFPEKLTLTYEKQQSLRYGENSHQKAAFYRKALPSKLSIIPNQLHGKELSYNNIKDANAALNMVAEFDQPTVIAMKHMNPCGVGVADTIEKAWDEAYESDPMSIFGGIIAVNREIDAATAEKMHKIFLEIVIAPSYTDEAFEILAKKKNIRLLKADLSHRNEPDRFEEITVSGGMLIQESDHEIDQIPDFKVVTKVQPTEQQLKALQFGQHVVKHVKSNAVVVTTDTKTLGVGMGQPNRIDSAKIAIQKAMPKDGYENAIMASDAFFPMDDCVEYAAKHDIKAIIQPGGSIKDKDSIAMADKFGIAMVMTGVRHFRH; from the coding sequence ATGTCGAAAAGAGCCCTTTTAAGTGTTTCTGATAAAAGTAATTTGGTTGATTTTGCTAAACAGTTAAAGGATTTGGATTTTGAAATCGTTTCGACCGGCGGCACCAAAAAAGCCTTGGAAGACGCTGGCGTTGAAGTGACCGGCGTTGAAGAAGTCACCGGTTTTCCAGAAATGCTCGATGGACGGGTTAAAACCCTTCATCCAAAGATTCATGCCGGAATTCTTGCCAAGCGTGACGATCCCGACCATATGAAACAATTAAAAGATGCCGGCATTACACCCATTGACTTGGTTGCCGTTAATCTGTATCCATTCAAACAGACGATTGAAAAACCTGAGACCACTCAAGTAGAAGCAATCGAACAAATCGATATCGGTGGACCATCAATGCTGCGGGCAGCCGCAAAGAACTTTGCCGGCGTGCTGACAGTCGTTGACCCAGCTGACTATCAACCAGTGATTGATGCTCTGAAGGCACACACTGATGACGCCGATTTCAGAAAACATTTGGCAGCTAAAGTGTTCAGACACACTGCCGCATATGACGCCCTCATTTCGAATTATTTGACGGAAGAAGAATTTCCAGAAAAACTGACTTTAACTTACGAAAAGCAACAGTCATTGCGTTATGGAGAAAACAGTCACCAAAAGGCAGCCTTCTACCGCAAGGCGTTACCGTCAAAACTGTCGATTATTCCCAACCAGCTTCATGGTAAAGAGTTATCATACAACAACATCAAAGATGCTAACGCTGCATTGAATATGGTGGCTGAATTTGATCAACCAACGGTTATTGCGATGAAGCACATGAATCCATGTGGGGTTGGTGTGGCTGATACCATCGAAAAGGCTTGGGATGAAGCTTATGAATCAGATCCGATGTCGATCTTTGGTGGAATTATTGCTGTCAACCGAGAAATTGATGCTGCGACGGCCGAAAAGATGCACAAAATTTTCTTGGAAATTGTGATTGCGCCATCATACACTGATGAAGCATTTGAAATTTTAGCTAAAAAGAAGAATATTCGTCTGCTGAAAGCTGATTTGAGTCACCGAAACGAACCTGATCGCTTCGAAGAAATCACGGTGAGTGGGGGGATGTTAATTCAAGAAAGCGACCATGAAATTGATCAGATTCCTGACTTCAAAGTGGTTACCAAAGTCCAACCAACTGAACAGCAATTGAAGGCTTTGCAATTTGGCCAACACGTGGTTAAGCACGTTAAGAGTAACGCGGTGGTTGTAACAACCGATACCAAGACTTTGGGTGTCGGCATGGGTCAGCCTAACCGGATTGACTCAGCTAAGATTGCTATCCAAAAGGCAATGCCGAAGGACGGTTACGAAAATGCCATTATGGCATCGGACGCCTTCTTCCCAATGGATGACTGTGTGGAATACGCAGCCAAGCATGATATCAAGGCCATTATCCAACCCGGTGGCAGTATCAAGGATAAGGATTCAATTGCAATGGCTGATAAGTTTGGAATTGCCATGGTGATGACCGGGGTAAGACATTTTAGACATTAG
- the purK gene encoding 5-(carboxyamino)imidazole ribonucleotide synthase, translating to MSSSLIKTILPPATIGIVGGGQLGQMMALIAKSMGYHVGILDPTPHAPAGQVADFQIVAEYDDVDSLMKLAEQSDVLTYEFENVDEDSLLKAKKVAELPQGVNLLHITGQRLNEKNFIKDCGIPVTKFAAVSDEASLKVAVDEVGYPAILKTVSGGYDGHGQMDINSADDLAEASSLYSKAECILEARQDFIAEASVMVTRDLNGKVITFPLVENRHKNHILHTTIAPGRFSKTVHAKAKQYAETIANQLDLYGVLGIELFVIDDQDVMVNELAPRPHNSGHYTIEACNISQFEAHIRSICGLPIPEIVQEKPAVMRNLLGTDLTLARNLLKEHPEWHFHDYGKAEIRPQRKMGHVTVVGDNIDQLLKSTDMLKGED from the coding sequence GTGAGCAGCAGTTTGATTAAAACTATCTTACCGCCAGCTACGATTGGCATTGTCGGTGGCGGCCAACTCGGACAGATGATGGCACTGATTGCCAAGTCGATGGGGTATCACGTGGGCATCTTAGATCCAACACCTCACGCTCCGGCTGGGCAAGTTGCTGATTTCCAAATTGTTGCCGAATATGACGACGTTGACTCATTGATGAAGTTGGCTGAACAAAGCGATGTGTTAACCTACGAGTTTGAGAATGTCGACGAAGATTCACTGCTCAAGGCAAAGAAGGTGGCTGAGCTGCCTCAAGGCGTCAACTTACTTCATATCACTGGGCAGCGCTTGAACGAGAAAAATTTCATCAAGGATTGTGGCATTCCGGTAACCAAGTTTGCTGCGGTGTCCGATGAAGCGTCACTTAAAGTTGCTGTTGACGAAGTTGGCTATCCGGCAATTCTCAAAACCGTTTCCGGTGGCTATGATGGTCACGGTCAGATGGATATTAATTCTGCCGACGATCTTGCTGAAGCCTCGTCACTGTACTCCAAAGCGGAATGTATTTTGGAAGCCCGCCAAGACTTCATTGCTGAAGCCTCCGTTATGGTTACGCGAGACTTGAATGGCAAAGTGATTACCTTCCCACTGGTTGAAAATCGTCATAAGAATCACATTCTTCATACGACGATTGCCCCAGGCAGATTTTCCAAGACGGTCCATGCTAAAGCAAAACAGTATGCCGAAACTATCGCTAATCAGCTTGATTTATATGGGGTTCTAGGCATTGAACTGTTTGTAATTGATGACCAAGACGTCATGGTTAATGAACTGGCACCGCGTCCACATAACTCCGGTCACTACACGATCGAAGCCTGCAACATCTCTCAATTTGAAGCACATATTCGAAGCATCTGCGGCTTGCCGATTCCTGAAATTGTTCAGGAAAAACCCGCAGTGATGAGAAACCTGTTAGGAACCGATTTAACCCTTGCCCGCAATCTACTCAAGGAACATCCGGAATGGCACTTCCACGATTACGGCAAGGCAGAGATTCGACCACAACGCAAAATGGGCCACGTTACCGTCGTTGGTGACAACATCGACCAGTTACTGAAATCAACCGACATGTTAAAGGGAGAAGACTAA
- the purL gene encoding phosphoribosylformylglycinamidine synthase subunit PurL, whose protein sequence is MNSVMDQTTEATPEQIRDNKLYQSMGLTDHEYGLIKDDVLHRLPNYTEVGLFSGMWSEHCSYKNSKPVLKKFFTKGKHVVKGPGEGAGIIDIGDNQGVVFKAESHNHPSAVEPFQGATTGVGGILRDIFSMGARPIASMDSLRFAEPKTDADKYFIQQIVAGISAYGNCIGIPTVGGDTAFDDAYAHNPLINVMSVGLMDLDKIEVGAAAGVGNSIIYVGHKTGRDGINGASFASFQFDSEHESQRSAVQVGDPFEEKLVMEGCLDVINNHSDALVGIQDMGAAGLVSSSAEMGSKAGGNGMELNLDLVPQREAGMSAFELMLSESQERMLLCVKAGHEDEVLNVFKDHGVNAVVIGHVTEGHNYKLLHHGKVVADVPVDSLASQAPVYHRESAVPAHLKNADENQYQPQISNPTETLKEMLGQLTIASKESIYETYDTQVQTNTVVAPGSDAAVVRVRHHDKALAITTDVNGRYLYLNPRVGGAMAVAEAARNIVASGAVPLGITDCLNFGNPEKPDQFYELDQAVMGMSEACEKFEAPVISGNVSLNNEYDNIPVYSTPMVGMVGLIKGLDHITTQDFKQAGDLVYVVGRTEPGFNGSQIQKMQTGKIAGKLFNFDLDYEVKIQKLITAAIQQHLLNSAHDISEGGLITAIAESTFGNQLGVDLSGNLTVADFFSESQSRFVVSVPQEKQAEFEQLVGNDAEKLGKVVDDNHLFVQANDGYFDLDVDKAFGIWKGALPCRLK, encoded by the coding sequence ATGAATAGTGTAATGGATCAAACAACTGAAGCGACACCAGAACAAATTCGTGATAACAAGTTGTACCAATCGATGGGATTGACAGACCACGAATATGGTTTGATTAAAGATGATGTCTTGCATCGGCTGCCTAACTACACCGAAGTCGGTTTGTTCTCAGGAATGTGGAGTGAACATTGTTCTTACAAAAACTCCAAGCCGGTTCTTAAAAAGTTCTTTACCAAAGGCAAACACGTTGTCAAAGGACCAGGTGAAGGTGCCGGTATTATTGATATTGGCGATAATCAAGGAGTTGTTTTCAAAGCTGAAAGCCATAACCACCCTTCAGCAGTTGAACCTTTCCAAGGGGCCACGACCGGCGTTGGTGGTATTTTACGAGACATCTTCTCAATGGGTGCCCGACCAATTGCCAGCATGGACAGCTTGCGATTTGCCGAACCGAAAACCGATGCGGACAAGTATTTTATTCAACAAATTGTTGCCGGCATTAGTGCTTATGGGAACTGTATTGGGATCCCAACGGTTGGCGGAGATACGGCATTTGACGATGCCTACGCCCACAACCCACTGATTAACGTGATGTCTGTCGGCTTGATGGATCTCGATAAGATTGAAGTTGGTGCAGCTGCCGGCGTTGGTAACAGTATTATCTACGTTGGCCATAAAACCGGTCGTGATGGGATTAACGGGGCCTCGTTTGCTTCTTTCCAATTTGATTCTGAACATGAAAGTCAACGTTCAGCCGTTCAAGTTGGTGATCCATTTGAAGAAAAGCTGGTGATGGAAGGTTGCCTTGACGTCATCAACAATCATTCGGACGCCTTAGTCGGAATTCAAGATATGGGTGCTGCTGGACTGGTTTCATCTTCGGCAGAAATGGGCTCCAAGGCTGGCGGCAACGGAATGGAATTGAATTTGGATTTGGTCCCACAACGTGAAGCCGGGATGTCCGCCTTTGAATTAATGCTTTCAGAGTCGCAGGAACGGATGCTGTTGTGTGTCAAAGCCGGTCATGAAGATGAAGTTTTGAATGTCTTTAAGGACCATGGCGTTAACGCCGTCGTTATTGGCCACGTGACTGAAGGCCATAATTACAAACTTCTTCACCACGGCAAAGTCGTTGCTGATGTGCCGGTTGACTCCCTGGCTTCTCAAGCACCGGTTTATCACCGTGAATCAGCTGTACCAGCACACTTGAAAAATGCCGATGAGAATCAGTATCAACCTCAAATTAGCAACCCAACTGAAACCTTGAAAGAAATGCTTGGCCAATTAACCATTGCTTCTAAGGAAAGTATCTATGAAACCTATGATACCCAGGTTCAAACCAACACGGTTGTGGCTCCTGGATCCGATGCCGCCGTTGTCCGGGTGCGACACCACGACAAGGCCTTGGCAATCACAACTGATGTTAATGGTCGCTACCTCTACTTGAATCCTCGAGTCGGGGGTGCCATGGCGGTTGCTGAAGCTGCCCGCAACATTGTTGCATCTGGTGCCGTACCGTTGGGAATTACCGATTGCCTGAACTTTGGTAATCCTGAAAAGCCCGATCAGTTCTATGAATTGGATCAAGCAGTGATGGGAATGAGTGAGGCTTGTGAAAAGTTTGAAGCTCCTGTCATTTCCGGTAACGTTTCCCTTAACAATGAATACGATAATATTCCAGTCTATTCTACGCCAATGGTGGGGATGGTTGGCCTGATCAAGGGCCTGGACCACATCACGACTCAAGACTTTAAGCAAGCCGGCGACCTGGTTTATGTAGTTGGTCGAACTGAACCGGGATTTAACGGTTCTCAAATTCAAAAAATGCAAACCGGAAAAATTGCCGGCAAGCTCTTCAATTTTGATTTAGATTATGAAGTGAAAATTCAAAAATTAATTACAGCTGCCATTCAACAACATTTGTTGAATTCAGCTCATGACATCTCTGAGGGCGGTCTGATTACTGCTATTGCTGAAAGTACTTTTGGCAATCAGCTTGGCGTTGACCTGTCAGGTAACTTAACCGTTGCTGACTTCTTCTCCGAAAGCCAATCAAGATTTGTCGTTTCAGTTCCACAAGAAAAGCAGGCCGAATTTGAGCAATTAGTTGGCAATGACGCAGAAAAGCTTGGAAAGGTAGTCGATGACAATCACCTATTTGTCCAAGCCAATGATGGTTACTTTGATCTTGATGTTGATAAAGCATTTGGTATTTGGAAAGGGGCATTGCCATGCCGTCTGAAGTAA
- the purS gene encoding phosphoribosylformylglycinamidine synthase subunit PurS, which translates to MALAKVYVNYKKSILNPEAEAVHKALKRLGYSDVQDVKLGKYFELTIADGKSKAEIDKEINEICDKLLANYNMENYHYEIVETEAAQ; encoded by the coding sequence ATGGCTCTTGCAAAAGTTTATGTTAACTACAAGAAATCAATCTTAAATCCCGAAGCAGAAGCCGTGCATAAAGCATTGAAACGGTTGGGATACAGCGATGTTCAGGACGTTAAGCTGGGTAAATACTTTGAATTAACCATTGCTGACGGCAAATCCAAAGCAGAGATTGATAAAGAAATTAACGAAATTTGTGACAAATTGCTCGCTAATTACAACATGGAAAATTACCACTATGAGATTGTTGAAACGGAGGCTGCCCAATGA
- the purQ gene encoding phosphoribosylformylglycinamidine synthase subunit PurQ — protein sequence MKFAVLAFPGSNCEMDLYNAIKDIIKEDVELVSYKNDSLAGFDAVLIPGGFSYGDYLRSGAIARFSPIIPALQDFAKSGRPVLGICNGFQILTEAGLLPGSLQKNVSAKFICKTEPLVVNNDHSMFSSAYQAGQLISLPIAHGDGNYYCDQDTLRELVANDQIVFKYANNPNGSVDNIAGITNKAGNVLGMMPHPERAVEAMLGSDDGKGVFQSIVNHIKSRGVIYE from the coding sequence ATGAAATTTGCTGTCCTTGCTTTTCCAGGATCCAACTGTGAAATGGACCTCTACAATGCAATTAAAGATATCATCAAAGAAGATGTTGAACTGGTTTCTTACAAGAACGATTCACTTGCCGGCTTTGACGCTGTTCTGATTCCTGGTGGTTTCTCATATGGTGACTACTTACGAAGTGGTGCCATTGCCCGCTTTTCACCGATTATTCCTGCATTACAGGATTTTGCCAAAAGTGGTCGACCAGTTCTGGGAATTTGCAACGGATTTCAAATTTTAACCGAAGCCGGATTACTGCCAGGAAGCTTGCAGAAGAACGTTTCTGCCAAGTTTATCTGCAAGACTGAACCTCTGGTCGTTAATAATGACCACTCGATGTTTAGCTCAGCTTATCAAGCTGGGCAGTTGATCAGCTTACCGATTGCGCATGGTGACGGCAATTATTACTGTGACCAAGATACTTTGCGGGAACTGGTTGCCAATGATCAAATCGTTTTCAAGTATGCCAATAATCCAAATGGGAGCGTTGATAATATCGCCGGCATCACCAATAAAGCCGGCAACGTTCTTGGCATGATGCCCCACCCGGAACGGGCCGTTGAAGCAATGCTTGGGTCTGATGACGGGAAGGGCGTCTTCCAGTCGATCGTTAATCACATTAAAAGTCGAGGGGTAATCTATGAATAG
- the purF gene encoding amidophosphoribosyltransferase has product MPSEVKSLNEECGIFGVWGTPDAAKLTYIGLFALQHRGQEGAGITVNNEGHLTTKRGFGLLTDVFDSPNAVDEMTGQAAIGHVRYSTAGSNLLENIQPLPFNFSDTQFALAHNGNLTNAISIRKNLEDRGAIYHSSSDTENLMHLIRLSQEDNLDDQMKEALNIIKGGFAYLVMTKDRLYAALDPNGFRPLVVGQLPNGAYVVCSETCALDAVGAEFKFDVQPGQLIKIDASGITVDKYTDDTQLAICSMEFIYFARPDSDIYGVNVHSARKRMGARLAQEQPVENADMVIGVPNSSLSAAMGYAEESGLPYEMGLVKNQYSARTFIEPTQALREQGMNMKLSAVKGVVRGKNLVLVDDSIVRGTTSRRIVKLLKDAGAASVHLRIASPPLRYPCFYGIDIQHVRELIAANKTIEQMREIFGADSLGFLSVQGVIDSVNLKTDAPNKGLCVAYFDGKYPTPLYDYEEEYDRDQAQLQSMR; this is encoded by the coding sequence ATGCCGTCTGAAGTAAAAAGTTTAAATGAAGAATGTGGGATCTTTGGTGTTTGGGGAACGCCTGACGCTGCCAAATTGACCTACATTGGCTTATTTGCCCTCCAGCATCGTGGCCAAGAAGGTGCCGGGATTACGGTTAATAATGAAGGCCATTTGACCACCAAGCGGGGGTTTGGCTTGTTGACCGACGTCTTTGATTCACCCAACGCGGTTGATGAAATGACCGGTCAAGCTGCTATCGGTCACGTTCGCTACTCGACTGCCGGCAGTAACTTATTGGAAAATATTCAACCGCTGCCCTTTAACTTTAGCGATACCCAATTTGCGCTTGCTCATAATGGTAATTTAACCAACGCCATTTCAATTCGAAAGAACTTGGAAGACCGTGGTGCGATCTATCATTCCAGTTCCGATACTGAAAACCTGATGCATTTGATCCGGTTGAGCCAAGAAGACAACTTGGACGACCAGATGAAAGAAGCCCTCAACATCATTAAGGGTGGGTTTGCCTACTTGGTCATGACTAAGGATCGCTTGTATGCTGCCCTTGATCCCAATGGCTTTCGGCCGCTCGTTGTCGGTCAGCTGCCAAATGGTGCTTACGTCGTCTGCAGCGAAACTTGCGCCTTGGATGCTGTTGGCGCTGAGTTCAAATTTGACGTTCAACCAGGTCAGTTAATTAAAATTGATGCTTCCGGCATCACCGTTGATAAATATACCGACGATACTCAGTTGGCGATTTGCTCGATGGAATTTATTTATTTCGCTCGCCCCGACTCTGACATTTACGGTGTTAATGTCCATTCTGCCAGAAAACGGATGGGGGCTCGCTTGGCTCAGGAACAGCCGGTTGAAAATGCCGATATGGTGATTGGAGTTCCCAACTCGTCCTTGTCGGCGGCAATGGGATACGCTGAAGAATCAGGCTTGCCTTATGAAATGGGTCTGGTGAAGAATCAATATTCTGCCAGAACATTCATTGAACCCACTCAAGCACTCCGTGAACAGGGTATGAATATGAAACTCTCTGCTGTTAAAGGGGTCGTTCGGGGTAAGAATCTGGTGTTGGTTGATGATTCGATCGTTCGCGGAACCACCAGTCGCCGAATTGTCAAATTACTCAAGGATGCTGGGGCGGCCTCCGTTCACCTGCGGATTGCATCACCGCCGCTGCGTTATCCATGTTTTTACGGCATCGATATCCAGCACGTTCGCGAACTGATTGCCGCTAACAAGACGATTGAACAAATGCGCGAAATCTTCGGGGCTGATTCTTTGGGATTCCTGAGTGTTCAAGGGGTGATTGATTCAGTTAATTTGAAGACCGACGCACCTAATAAGGGTCTCTGTGTTGCATATTTTGACGGCAAATATCCAACCCCGCTTTACGATTACGAGGAAGAATACGACCGTGATCAAGCCCAACTACAATCAATGAGATGA
- the purC gene encoding phosphoribosylaminoimidazolesuccinocarboxamide synthase: protein MTEIVKKDLLYKGKAKEMYTTNDPDIMWVHYMDQVTAFNGKKKVQMAGKGQTNCEISALIFKDLANHGIKNHFIKQIDSNNQLVKRVKIIPLETVVRNFASGSFEKKFAVKHLMKFDKPVQEFFYKSDELDDPFINDFQAEALKVATEDQMNQMRAIALKVNDRLKEIFSEMNIDLVDFKVEFGIDSDNQLILADEISPDSCRLIDRDTQKSLDKDVFRKGLGALVPVYKEILGRLEKVEDVK, encoded by the coding sequence ATGACTGAAATTGTGAAAAAAGATTTGTTGTATAAAGGTAAGGCTAAGGAAATGTACACGACCAACGATCCTGACATCATGTGGGTTCACTACATGGATCAAGTAACGGCTTTTAACGGCAAGAAAAAAGTTCAAATGGCAGGCAAGGGTCAAACAAACTGTGAAATTTCAGCCTTGATCTTCAAGGACCTCGCCAATCATGGTATTAAGAACCACTTTATCAAGCAAATTGATTCCAACAATCAGTTGGTTAAACGGGTAAAGATTATTCCATTGGAAACAGTTGTCAGAAACTTTGCTTCCGGCAGTTTTGAAAAGAAATTTGCCGTTAAGCATTTAATGAAATTCGACAAGCCGGTTCAAGAATTTTTCTATAAGAGCGATGAATTGGATGATCCATTCATTAACGATTTCCAAGCTGAGGCTTTGAAGGTGGCAACCGAAGATCAAATGAATCAGATGAGGGCGATTGCACTGAAAGTTAATGACCGCCTTAAAGAAATTTTCTCAGAAATGAACATTGATCTGGTGGACTTCAAAGTTGAATTTGGCATTGATTCCGACAACCAATTGATTTTGGCCGATGAAATTTCTCCTGACAGCTGCCGATTAATTGACCGCGATACGCAAAAGTCACTTGATAAAGATGTCTTCAGAAAAGGCCTCGGTGCCTTAGTACCAGTATATAAAGAAATTCTTGGCCGCCTTGAAAAAGTGGAGGATGTTAAATAA
- the purM gene encoding phosphoribosylformylglycinamidine cyclo-ligase, which yields MDAYKKAGVDINAGYKLVDDIKNLSNNKDLGSFGGLFPLSLGVYQNPVLVSGTDGVGTKLLIAIKANQHQTIGIDLVAMCVNDVLAQGAKPLFFLDYLGVGHLDNEKAKAILAGVVEGVSQAQAKLVGGETAEMPDMYTHGHYDLAGFAVGIADSDKLLSPDNLREGDVLLGLASNGLHSNGFSLVRDILFKQNAYSLNDQLSGCEHDLKRELLRPTKIYVKSVLPVIEQGKIASIAHITGGGLPENVARILPDNLSAEFEYGSWQVPAIMTDLQEIGHLSFDDLLHTFNLGLGMVIAVHPADADAVESQLKAAGETVSRVGKLISGDKQVIIRKDQQ from the coding sequence ATGGACGCCTATAAAAAGGCCGGTGTCGATATTAACGCCGGTTACAAGTTAGTCGATGATATTAAGAATTTATCAAACAATAAAGACCTTGGCTCATTCGGTGGGTTGTTTCCCTTGTCGCTGGGTGTCTATCAAAACCCGGTTCTGGTTTCTGGAACGGATGGGGTGGGAACCAAATTGTTGATCGCTATCAAAGCCAATCAACACCAAACCATTGGGATCGACCTGGTTGCGATGTGTGTCAACGATGTGTTGGCCCAAGGCGCAAAGCCGTTGTTCTTCTTGGATTATCTCGGAGTTGGTCACCTGGATAACGAAAAAGCCAAAGCAATTTTAGCCGGCGTGGTCGAAGGGGTTTCTCAGGCTCAGGCAAAATTGGTTGGTGGCGAAACTGCCGAAATGCCCGATATGTATACTCATGGGCATTATGATTTAGCTGGATTTGCTGTTGGTATTGCTGATTCCGATAAGCTCTTAAGCCCTGACAATTTGCGTGAAGGGGATGTCTTGTTGGGACTTGCCTCCAATGGTCTTCATTCCAACGGTTTCAGTTTGGTTAGAGACATCTTGTTCAAACAGAATGCCTATTCATTAAATGATCAGCTGTCCGGCTGTGAGCATGATTTGAAGCGTGAACTGTTGCGCCCAACCAAGATCTATGTAAAATCAGTGTTACCGGTGATCGAGCAGGGCAAAATCGCATCAATCGCTCATATCACAGGTGGCGGGTTACCAGAAAATGTTGCCAGGATTTTACCGGATAACCTTTCGGCAGAATTTGAGTATGGCAGTTGGCAGGTGCCGGCGATCATGACAGACTTGCAAGAAATTGGTCATTTATCATTTGATGATCTCTTGCACACCTTCAACTTGGGACTTGGCATGGTAATTGCCGTTCATCCAGCTGATGCCGATGCCGTTGAATCACAATTAAAAGCAGCTGGCGAAACCGTTTCACGGGTTGGTAAGCTCATTTCTGGCGACAAACAAGTAATCATTCGAAAGGATCAGCAATGA